GATGTCGGCGACCGGCTATCCCATCGACCTGGCCCCGTCGATGGCCTCCCGGATGATGTCGGCGTGTCCGGAGTGCTGTGCCGTCTCGGCGATGATGTGCTGCAGTACGCGCCGCGCGCTCCACCGCGCACCGGGCTCGAACCACGGCGCGGACGGCAACTCGTGACCGGCATCGAGGTCCGGCAGCGTACGCACCAGCTCGTCCGTACGCCGCGCGACGTCCTCGTACGCCTCCAGCACCCCGACCAGGGTCTCCCCTGGCAGCAGGCGGAACCCGGCCGCGTACGCCTCGTACGCGGCGGGATCGTCACCGGTCGGCATCGCCGCGGCTCCCTCGACGATGAACCGGGCCCACTGCCGCTCCACCATCGTCACGTGCTTGATCAGCCCGCCGACGCAGAGTTCGCTGACCGTGCTCCGGGTGGCCGCCTGCTCGTCGCTGAGCCCGCGGGCGGTGGAGCGGAGGAAGAACCGCGCCTTGTCCAGGGACTCCAGCAGGTCGGCCCGCTCCCCGGTCACCGTGTCCTCGAAGATCGTCGCCATGGTCATCATCCTTCGTCTCGACGTCAGCTCCGCCGTACTGGCAACCCCGACGCTACGACCAATAGCGGCCACTTTCTGACCGCTATTGCGGAGCGTGGCCAGCCGATCCACCCGCCGCCAGACGCCGGCTCGCGACCAGAATCCGCTGTGGCGACACCGGTACCGACGGTACGATCCCCATTCCGGTCCACCGGGACGAAGCTGGCGTCATCGGGAGACAGCATGCTTAAAGCCTTTTCCCTTGCCAAGCGGCACGACGGTGACGCGCTCTTCGCCTCGCTCAACCTGGTCCTCGACCGGGGCGACCGGATCGGCCTGGTGGGACCGAACGGGTCCGGCAAGTCCACCCTGCTGCGCGTGCTCGCGGGTATCGAGCCGCCGTCGGCCGGTCAGGTGGCCCGCTCGCCGGACATCACCATCGGATACTTCGCCCAGCAGACGCCGGACCCGCAGCTACGGGTCGGGGACTTCCTCGCCGAAGGGATGGGCGAGTTGGTCGCGGTGACGAACCGGCTCGACGCCCTCCGGGAGCAGATGTCCTCCGGCGCGACCGACCAGGGGCTGTTCACCGAGTACGGCGACCTGGACGACCGGTGGACCCAACTGACCGGCTGGCAGGCGCCGACCTGGCTGGCGCAGGTACGTCAGCGGCTGGATGTCGAGCACATTCCGGACGCCGCGACCCTGGGCGAAGTCAGC
The nucleotide sequence above comes from Plantactinospora soyae. Encoded proteins:
- a CDS encoding DinB family protein — encoded protein: MATIFEDTVTGERADLLESLDKARFFLRSTARGLSDEQAATRSTVSELCVGGLIKHVTMVERQWARFIVEGAAAMPTGDDPAAYEAYAAGFRLLPGETLVGVLEAYEDVARRTDELVRTLPDLDAGHELPSAPWFEPGARWSARRVLQHIIAETAQHSGHADIIREAIDGARSMG